One genomic segment of Panicum virgatum strain AP13 chromosome 2N, P.virgatum_v5, whole genome shotgun sequence includes these proteins:
- the LOC120659385 gene encoding 3-oxo-5-alpha-steroid 4-dehydrogenase 1-like: protein MWPSTWLPFLYPPPASVYVAAMSAVSLLSMANAGLAELRGNHMAYSKFWHVVAAGAGGGKQRQRGGGGGALLKSRDGMLVAYAPALAAAAASFAVPGAVEGARAQILSAALAVHFLKRVLEVLFVHRYSGSMPLDTAVTIGTSYLLSTVTMIYAQHLSHGLPDPPVDLLYPGVVVFAVGIAGNFYHHYLLSRLRADGGGGDKGYKIPRGGLFELVTCPHYLFEITGFFGFAMIGQTVYALAVATGTAAYLAGRSCATRRWYESKFEEFPARIKALVPFLL, encoded by the exons ATGTGGCCGTCGACGTGGCTCCCGTTCCTgtacccgccgccggcgtcggtgtACGTGGCGGCGATGTCGGCGGTGTCGCTCCTGTCGATGGCCAACGCGGGCCTCGCCGAGCTCCGCGGCAACCACATGGCCTACTCCAAGTTCTGGCACGTCGtggccgcgggcgccgggggcggcaagcagcggcagcggggcggtggcggcggtgcgctCCTGAAGAGCCGAGACGGGATGCTGGTCGCCTACgcccccgcgctcgccgccgccgcggcgtccttCGCCGTGCCCGGCGCCGTCGAAGGCGCGCGCGCGCAGATCCTcagcgccgcgctcgccgtccaCTTCCTCAAACGCGTTCTCGAG GTGCTGTTCGTCCACCGGTACAGCGGGAGCATGCCGCTCGACACGGCGGTGACCATCGGCACCAGCTACCTGCTCAGCACGGTCACCATGATCTACGCGCAGCACCTCAGCCACGGCCTCCCGGACCCTCCCGTCGACCTGCTCTACCCCGGCGTGGTCGTCTTCGCCGTCGGCATCGCCGGCAACTTCTACCACCACTACCTCCTCTCCAGGCTGCGAgccgacggcggaggcggcgataAGGGGTACAAGATACCCAGGGGCGGCCTGTTCGAGCTCGTCACCTGCCCGCACTACCTCTTCGAGATCACGGGGTTCTTCGGGTTCGCCATGATCGGGCAGACGGTGTACGCGCTCGCCGTGGCCACCGGAACGGCGGCCTACCTCGCCGGCCGGAGCTGCGCCACCAGGAGGTGGTACGAGTCCAAATTCGAGGAGTTCCCGGCGAGGATCAAAGCGTTGGTGCCATTTTTGTTGTAG
- the LOC120659386 gene encoding uncharacterized protein LOC120659386: MRREVAALRAERAQVVLARELARRLCRQAAADERAAVVAPERPHFSALAICRWLFSAIIWGKNTFCICSQLLVRLVGVVARPPDSTPAEIQRRSSDPNQPVSTAQPNACEV, translated from the exons ATGcggagggaggtggcggcgctgcgggcggaGCGCGCACAGGTGGTGCTGGCGCGGGAGTTGGCGCGGCGGCTGtgccggcaggcggcggccgacgaGAGGGCCGCCGTCGTGGCGCCGGAGAGGCCGCACTTCTCGGCGCTCGCCATTTGCAGA TGGCTTTTCTCTGCAATCATTTGGGGAAAAAACACATTCTGCATCTGCAGCCAG CTCCTCGTCCGGCTCGTCGGCGTCGTAGCTCGTCCGCCAGATTCTACTCCTGCAGAGATCCAAAGGCGATCGTCCGATCCAAATCAGCCGGTCTCCACCGCGCAACCAAATGCCTGTGAAGTGTGA
- the LOC120659387 gene encoding probable carboxylesterase 15 — protein sequence MSPPSSEPHVVEDIRGLVQLMSDGTVRRSADPASFPLVDADDADGDGDDGSGVEWKDVTWSREHDLNARLYRPRHLGAANDARIPVVAYLHGGGAGGGFFCLGSGRCPGPHGWCLRLAAELPAVVLSFDYRLAPEHRLPAAQEDGAEAMAWLGAHAAHDPWLADAADFARVFVAGASAGSNIAHHVVARFGKTGLGPPVRIRGSVLLTPAMAGAARTRAEAAAPDPNAALTTDMIDRYARLFLPPGATRDHPAINLSGPEAPTLGAVATPPLLVVAAGRDVLRDRHAQYAQRIKGEWGKEVEYAELAGVGHGFSEADDPWTPRADELVRLVRRFVVAHMDAE from the coding sequence atgtcgccgccgtcgtcagAGCCGCACGTGGTGGAAGACATCCGCGGCCTGGTGCAGCTGATGAGCGACGGCACGGTGCGCCGCAGCGCCGACCCGGCGTCGTTCCCCCTGGTGGACGCCGACGacgcggacggcgacggcgacgacggcagcggcgtGGAGTGGAAGGACGTGACGTGGTCACGCGAGCACGACCTCAACGCGCGCCTCTACCGACCGCGACACCTCGGCGCGGCGAACGACGCGCGGATCCCCGTCGTCGCCTACttacacggcggcggcgcgggcggcgggttCTTCTGCCTGGGCTCGGGGCGCTGCCCGGGGCCCCACGGGTggtgcctccgcctcgccgcggagCTCCCCGCCGTCGTGCTCTCCTTCGACTACCGCCTCGCTCCCGAgcaccgcctccccgccgcgcaGGAGGACGGCGCCGAGGCCATGGCCTGGCtcggcgcgcacgccgcccaCGACCCCTGGCTCGCCGACGCCGCGGACTTCGCGCGCGTCTTCGTCGCCGGCGCCTCGGCCGGCTCCAACATCGCGCACCATGTCGTGGCCAGGTTCGGCAAGACCGGCCTCGGCCCGCCGGTCCGGATCCGCGGGTCCGTCCTCCtgacgccggccatggccggcgcggcccggacgcgcgccgaggcggcggcgcccgacccGAACGCGGCCCTCACCACCGACATGATCGACCGGTACGCGCGCCTCTTCCTGCCGCCCGGCGCGACGAGGGACCACCCGGCGATCAACCTGTCCGGGCCGGAGGCGCCGACGCTGGGGGCCGTGGCGACGCCTCCCCTGCTCGTGGTCGCGGCGGGGCGCGACGTGCTCCGGGACCGGCACGCGCAGTACGCGCAGCGGATCAAGGGGGAGTGGGGCAAGGAGGTGGAGTacgcggagctcgccggggtcgGGCACGGGTTCTCGGAAGCCGACGACCCGTGGACGCCGCGCGCCGACGAGCTCGTCCGCCTCGTCCGGCGGTTCGTCGTCGCGCACATGGACGCGGAGTAG